The Prunus persica cultivar Lovell chromosome G8, Prunus_persica_NCBIv2, whole genome shotgun sequence genome includes a region encoding these proteins:
- the LOC18768429 gene encoding germin-like protein subfamily 1 member 11 isoform X1: MKGVYFLISTLAILASATFLVSASDPSPLQDFCVALNDTKSAEAVFVNGKFCKDPKLANANDFFFSGLQNPRNTQNPLGSNVTAVNVDNLLGLNTLGISLARIDFAPNGLNPPHTHPRATEILVVLEGTLYVGFVTSNGDGNRLFTKVLNKGDVFVFPIGLIHFQLNVGHVNAVAFAGLSSQNPGVITIAKAVFGSQPPINPDVLAKAFQVDDNVVDNLQKQFWYDNN, encoded by the exons ATGAAAGGTGTTTATTTCCTCATAAGCACTCTTGCCATATTGGCATCTGCAACTTTCCTTGTCTCTGCCTCTGACCCCAGTCCTCTTCAGGACTTCTGTGTAGCACTCAATGACACCAAATCTGCTG AAGCAGTGTTTGTGAATGGGAAGTTCTGTAAGGACCCAAAGCTTGCCAATGCAAatgatttcttcttttctggcCTCCAAAATCCAAGAAACACACAAAATCCGCTTGGTTCAAATGTGACAGCCGTGAATGTGGACAACCTACTAGGACTGAACACTCTCGGCATATCCTTGGCTCGCATAGACTTTGCACCAAATGGCCTAAACCCTCCTCACACTCACCCTCGTGCCACTGAAATCCTTGTGGTCTTGGAAGGAACACTCTATGTTGGTTTCGTCACATCCAACGGTGATGGCAATCGCCTATTCACCAAAGTGTTGAACAAGGGAGATGTGTTTGTGTTCCCAATTGGCCTCATTCACTTCCAACTCAATGTGGGACACGTCAACGCTGTAGCCTTCGCTGGGCTTAGCAGCCAGAACCCAGGAGTGATCACCATAGCCAAAGCAGTGTTTGGCTCCCAGCCTCCCATCAACCCTGATGTTCTAGCCAAGGCCTTCCAAGTGGACGACAATGTGGTTGACAATCTTCAGAAACAGTTCTGGTACGACAACAATTAg